Proteins encoded within one genomic window of [Enterobacter] lignolyticus SCF1:
- a CDS encoding protein-L-isoaspartate(D-aspartate) O-methyltransferase, whose product MVSKRVQSLLNQLRNQGILNEHVLEAIAEVPREKFIDEAFEHKAWENVALPIGQGQTISQPYMVARMTELLELTPESRVLEIGTGSGYQTAILAHLVHHVCSVERIKSLQWQARRRLKQLDLHNVSTRHGDGWQGWQAKAPFDAIIVTAAPPEIPQALMSQLAEGGILVLPVGDEQQVLQRIRRRGSEFIIDTVEAVRFVPLVKGELA is encoded by the coding sequence ATGGTAAGTAAACGCGTACAAAGTCTTCTTAATCAACTACGTAACCAGGGCATTCTCAACGAGCATGTCCTGGAAGCGATTGCCGAGGTTCCGCGGGAAAAGTTTATTGATGAAGCCTTTGAACACAAGGCATGGGAAAACGTCGCGCTGCCGATAGGCCAGGGACAGACGATTTCTCAGCCCTATATGGTGGCGCGGATGACCGAGCTGCTGGAGCTGACGCCGGAGTCCCGGGTGCTGGAAATCGGCACCGGGTCGGGTTATCAGACGGCGATTCTGGCGCATCTGGTGCACCATGTTTGCTCCGTCGAACGCATCAAAAGCCTGCAGTGGCAGGCGCGTCGGCGTCTCAAACAGCTGGATTTACATAATGTTTCAACTCGCCATGGCGATGGATGGCAGGGATGGCAGGCAAAAGCGCCATTTGATGCCATTATTGTCACGGCGGCGCCGCCGGAAATTCCGCAGGCGCTGATGTCGCAGCTGGCGGAAGGCGGCATCCTTGTTTTACCCGTGGGAGACGAGCAGCAGGTTTTGCAGCGCATTCGTCGGCGGGGGAGCGAGTTTATTATTGATACCGTGGAGGCCGTTCGCTTTGTACCGCTGGTCAAAGGCGAGCTGGCGTAA
- a CDS encoding peptidase: MLTGAGGLLELEHPASQSEISDAAATRLTVNFGLPALIYPPGMC, translated from the coding sequence GTGCTGACCGGCGCCGGTGGATTACTGGAGCTTGAACATCCTGCCAGCCAAAGTGAAATCAGTGATGCTGCCGCAACACGGCTTACGGTGAATTTCGGGCTTCCCGCGCTCATTTATCCCCCAGGAATGTGTTAA
- the nlpD gene encoding murein hydrolase activator NlpD, which produces MSLWLAGCSSSSNPPAPVSTVGGAPSSSSDSGMLITPPPKMGSTAQPAKQVQPAQQPQMQTAHPQAMAQEPVETVNGRIVYNRKYGNIPKGSYAGGSTYTVKRGDTLFYIAWVTGNDFRDLAQRNNIPEPYALNVGQTLQVGNGSGQSITGNNAVAMASVAAAGSASKAAQNSSAVVASQPTITYSEDSGEQSANKMLPNNKPAAPVTAPVTAPVASTTQPTASSTSTSSPISSWRWPTDGKIIENFSGADGGNKGIDIAGSKGQAIVATADGRVVYAGNALRGYGNLIIIKHNDDYLSAYAHNDTMLVREQQEVKAGQKIATMGSSGTSSTRLHFEIRYKGKSVNPLQYLPQR; this is translated from the coding sequence ATTTCACTTTGGCTGGCAGGATGTTCAAGCTCCAGTAATCCACCGGCGCCGGTCAGCACCGTCGGCGGCGCGCCGTCATCCAGTTCGGATTCCGGCATGCTGATTACGCCGCCGCCTAAAATGGGTTCGACCGCGCAGCCTGCTAAGCAGGTTCAGCCGGCACAGCAGCCGCAGATGCAGACGGCCCATCCTCAGGCGATGGCGCAGGAGCCCGTAGAGACCGTCAACGGTCGCATCGTCTACAACCGCAAATATGGCAATATCCCAAAAGGTAGCTATGCCGGCGGCAGCACCTACACCGTCAAACGCGGCGACACGCTCTTCTATATTGCATGGGTCACCGGGAACGATTTCCGCGATCTGGCGCAGCGCAACAATATCCCGGAACCGTATGCGCTGAACGTGGGGCAAACCTTACAGGTCGGCAACGGATCGGGGCAGTCGATCACGGGAAATAATGCGGTTGCAATGGCCAGCGTTGCGGCGGCGGGATCCGCTTCAAAAGCTGCACAAAATTCCTCCGCAGTGGTTGCGTCTCAACCAACAATTACGTATTCTGAGGATTCAGGTGAACAAAGTGCTAACAAAATGTTGCCCAACAACAAGCCTGCGGCCCCGGTCACAGCGCCTGTTACGGCACCTGTTGCAAGCACAACCCAACCGACTGCAAGCAGTACGTCTACCAGTTCGCCGATCTCCTCATGGCGCTGGCCGACTGACGGCAAAATTATCGAGAACTTTAGCGGAGCCGATGGCGGCAATAAAGGCATCGATATCGCAGGCAGTAAAGGACAGGCTATCGTCGCGACCGCAGATGGGCGCGTCGTCTATGCCGGTAACGCACTGCGCGGTTACGGTAATCTTATTATCATCAAACACAACGATGATTACCTGAGCGCCTACGCCCATAACGACACAATGCTGGTCCGGGAACAACAAGAAGTTAAGGCGGGGCAAAAAATCGCTACCATGGGTAGCTCCGGAACCAGTTCAACACGCTTACATTTTGAAATTCGTTACAAGGGGAAATCCGTCAACCCGCTGCAGTACTTACCGCAGCGATAA
- the rpoS gene encoding RNA polymerase sigma factor RpoS: MSQNTLKVHEVNEDAEFDENGMEAFDEKALSEEEPSDNDLAEEELLSQGATQRVLDATQLYLGEIGYSPLLTAEEEVYFARRALRGDVASRRRMIESNLRLVVKIARRYSNRGLALLDLIEEGNLGLIRAVEKFDPERGFRFSTYATWWIRQTIERAIMNQTRTIRLPIHIVKELNVYLRTARELSHKLDHEPSAEEIAEQLDKPVDDVSRMLRLNERITSVDTPLGGDSEKALLDILADEKDNGPEDTTQDDDMKQSIVKWLFELNAKQREVLARRFGLLGYEAATLEDVGREIGLTRERVRQIQVEGLRRLREILQGQGLNIEALFRE, translated from the coding sequence ATGAGTCAGAATACGCTGAAAGTTCATGAAGTAAATGAAGACGCGGAATTTGATGAGAACGGAATGGAGGCTTTCGACGAGAAAGCCTTGAGTGAAGAGGAACCCAGTGATAACGACCTGGCTGAGGAAGAGCTGTTATCTCAGGGTGCCACACAGCGTGTGCTGGATGCGACTCAGCTTTACCTTGGGGAGATCGGTTACTCCCCATTGTTAACGGCCGAAGAAGAAGTTTATTTTGCACGCCGTGCACTGCGTGGCGATGTCGCCTCAAGACGCCGGATGATCGAAAGTAACCTGCGTCTGGTGGTGAAAATTGCCCGCCGTTATAGCAATCGTGGTCTGGCGCTGCTGGATCTGATTGAAGAAGGCAACCTGGGGCTCATCCGCGCCGTCGAGAAGTTCGACCCGGAGCGTGGGTTCCGTTTCTCAACGTATGCAACCTGGTGGATTCGCCAGACGATTGAACGGGCTATCATGAACCAAACCCGTACGATTCGCCTGCCTATCCATATTGTCAAAGAGCTTAACGTTTATCTGCGTACTGCGCGCGAGTTGTCCCACAAGCTGGACCACGAGCCGAGCGCAGAAGAGATCGCTGAGCAACTGGACAAACCGGTTGATGACGTCAGCCGTATGCTGCGTCTCAACGAGCGCATCACCTCAGTCGACACCCCGTTAGGTGGCGATTCTGAAAAAGCGCTGCTGGATATTCTGGCCGATGAAAAAGACAACGGTCCGGAAGACACCACGCAGGACGATGATATGAAACAAAGCATCGTCAAATGGCTGTTCGAACTGAACGCCAAACAGCGTGAAGTGCTGGCGCGTCGTTTCGGTCTGCTGGGGTATGAAGCGGCAACGCTTGAAGATGTCGGCCGTGAAATTGGCCTGACTCGTGAACGCGTTCGCCAGATTCAGGTTGAAGGTCTGCGTCGCCTGCGCGAAATTCTGCAGGGGCAAGGGCTGAATATCGAAGCGCTGTTCCGCGAATAA
- a CDS encoding helix-turn-helix domain-containing protein: protein MSSKFREYRLARAWSQEQLAEMAGLSTRTVQRIENGEQASLETLSALAAVFEVSVSELTNDGASGGEALDERIVQVRTKVAQEGRFYRSVLTAVVVCIFLYAINRTTSPDGHWSFWVAGIWGALLVIRGLRVFIFGGLIEKWQQKRIQKILRR from the coding sequence ATGAGCAGTAAATTCAGAGAGTATCGCCTTGCCCGCGCCTGGTCTCAGGAGCAGTTGGCTGAAATGGCCGGACTGAGCACCCGCACAGTGCAGCGTATTGAAAACGGCGAGCAGGCAAGCCTTGAAACCCTAAGCGCGCTGGCTGCCGTGTTTGAGGTCAGCGTCAGCGAACTCACCAATGATGGCGCCTCGGGCGGCGAAGCGCTGGATGAACGTATTGTGCAGGTGCGGACAAAAGTCGCCCAGGAGGGGCGGTTTTACCGCTCGGTGCTGACGGCCGTTGTCGTCTGCATTTTTCTGTACGCCATTAATCGCACCACCTCCCCTGACGGCCACTGGTCATTCTGGGTCGCTGGCATCTGGGGCGCCCTGCTGGTTATCCGCGGCCTGCGGGTGTTTATTTTTGGCGGCTTAATTGAGAAGTGGCAGCAGAAACGCATTCAGAAAATACTGCGCAGATAG